The nucleotide sequence CGGGGATTCCGGGGACTGTGGCGCCTGTTCGACGGTGGTCTGACTAGTCATACCGACAAGTTAGTGTCAGCCACTGACAGTTGACAAACCAATTCACAAGCCGGTAACTGTCATGTAGCTCACATGTCACGCACAGGTACGCTGATCAGGGGAAAAGCAGACCGGAATGAGGCTCAGGTAGTGACTGTCGGGCAGCCTGTAGGGCTGCGCGCCCGCAAGAAGCAGCGCACTCGCGACGCCCTGCTGCGCGCCGCGCTCGAATTCTTCACCACCCGCGGGTACGAACAGACAACGGTCGATGAAATCGCCGATGCCGTCGAGGTCTCGCAGCGTACGTTCTTCCGCTACTTCGCCAGCAAGGAGGAGGTCGCCTTCGACGTCGTCTCGACGGTCGAGGGGGAGTTCGTCGCGGCGCTGCGGCAACGGCCCGCCCACGAGGGCCCGTTCGAGGCGATGCGCAACGCCGTCGCCGTCGGCTGGGACCGCGTGGACGAGGCGATCATGGCCGTCGTCCCGGTCGAGCTGTACATGCGGACGTACCAGATGATCGAGTCGACGCCCGCGCTGCTCGCCATCCATCTGCGCCGCGCCAGCGTGCTGGAGGACGAGATCGCCCGGCTCGTCGCCGACCGCGCGGGTCTCGACATGGACACCGATCCGCGGCCACGGGTCGCCGTCGCCGCCTTCACCGGCGTGCTCAGACTGGCGGGCCGGCTCTGGGGACAGGGCAGCGATCCGAGTCTGGAGGCGCTGCGCGCGCTGACGGAGGGTTATCTGGACCAGCTGGCCCCCTCGCTCACCGGCGAGTGGGGACATGCCCGGCCGAAGCCGTATATGCGCGGCGGACAGGCGTCGTAGCGTTACCGTCGGTTCATTCCCACGTATGCCGTGATCTGCTTCACCCTTGTCGTGAGGGGTGCCACGTGTCTTCTAGGGTGGTCTGTCAGTGACTTCCTTCAGCCCCACCTCCGCCCTCACCGTGTGGCGCACCCTGCTCGCGCTCGCCGTGGTGTTCGTGATGCTGGCAACGACCGGCTGGACCGCTGTACAGCAGCAACGCGGCCCTGGTGAACCCTTGGAGGCCGCCTTGGCCGCGTGGCGCAGGGCGACGGCCGGCGGCAGCCAGCGGCTGCCCGACCCCGCCGCCCCGCCGAAGCGCCTCGCGGCCTTCTTCGGCTCCCTGACCGCCGCCGAACAGACACGACTCGCCGACCGCTTCCCGCTGGTCGTCGGCAATCTCAACGGCGCTCCCGTCACCCTGCGCTACCGCGCCAACCGGCGCGCCCTCGACCAGGCACGCAGGATCGAGACGCGCCGGATGCGCGACGCGAGGCTGTCGGCCGACGGCCGCAGCGACGCCGGGCGCACGATGCGCCGCTACGAGTCGCTGCTGCGCGGCAAGCGGCAGATCCTCGCCTTCGACCCCTCCGGCAAGGGCCGGGCCGCCGAGGTCTTCGGGGACCTGGACAGCGCCCGGCGCGTCTCGGTCGTTGTCCCCGGTGTCGACACGGACCTGCTGTCGTTCGAGAAGTTCAACGACAAGAAGTACACGGCGCCCGTGGGCATGGCCGAGTCGCTGTACGCGGCCGAGCGCGCCGCGGCGCCCGACACGCACACCGCCGTGATCGCCTGGGGCGACTACACCGCGCCCGCCGGGCTCGGCATGGACGCGGCCACCGGCAAGCTCGCGGAGAACGGCGCGGTACGGCTGTCGGCGCTCACCGGCGCGCTGCCTGGCCGGTCGAGCGTCTCGCTGTTCTGCCACAGCTACGGCTCCGTGGTGTGCGGCGTGGCGGCCGACCAGCTGCCGTCCAGGGTCGCCGACGTGGCCGTGGCCGGCAGCCCGGGGATGCGGGTGGCGGACGCCCGCCAGTTGCACACCGACGCCCGGGTCTGGGCCATGCGCGACAGCGACGACTGGATCGAGGACGTGCCGCACCTGGACTTCGCCGGGCTCGGCCACGGCGCCGACCCGATGGCACGCGGCTTCGGCGCCCGGGTCATCTCGGCGGCCGGCGCGCGTGGTCACGGCGGCTACTTCGAACCCGGTACGGAGAGCGTCGGCAACTTCGCCGAGATCGGCGTCGGCGCGTACGCGGCGGTGACATGTGCCCACGGAGGCAGCGCGTGCCGCAGTGGAATCCGTGGTGCGGGAGAGAGCTGACGCGCGTAGATTTTCCTGCTTCGGCAGCAGACGCGCGGGCGCACGCCGCCTAAGATGCACCACATGGGTGATGTGCTGGCCGGAATTCATACCACCTGGGAGTTCGAGGGCGACTCCGTGCTCGTCCGCTTCGAAAGAGGGATACGCACGCCGAAGCTCCTCCAGACCCTCCGCGAACGCCGCATCCCCCACAAGGCGTTGTCGTCGGTCACCCTCTCCCCGGGCAAACGCGGAACCGTCGTACTGCACGCCGTGCCACGGCCGGGCGCCGACCCGCTGATGGACGCGGCGGCGGGGCAGCTCAAGGAGAGCTGCGACCCGTACCGGCTGGTGGTCCCCGCGGGGCGCGAGACGCTCGCCGAGTACTACGCCGACGAGCTGCGGGCCGTGCTCACCAGGACCGCCGGGTCGGCGGACCCGGGTACGGACGAGCCTGAGCCCGCCGAGCGCTATCTGGTGACGGCGCCCGAAGCGCCGCTGCTGTTCAAGGCGTACGACGGCAAGGCCTCCTTCGACGGCAGCCGGGTCACCTTCCGGTGGTTCTGGACGGGCGCCTCGTCCGCCAAGTGGAAAGCCGGCGACCAGAGTTTCCACGTCGCCGAACTGCGCGGGGTCGAGTGGCGCTCCCCCGAGGTCTTCGACGGCCATCTGCGGCTGCTGCGGCGCGGCGACGGCGAGGCGGACGCGCCGGACCCCGAACGGCCGGGCCAGGCCGACCACGACCCGGCGGCGGTGGTGTTCGGGCTCGGCTACGGCCCCGTCCACGAGTCGCTGCCGTTCGCCGCCGCCGTACTGGCCGCCGTACGGGGCGCGGGCCGCAGCCCGGTGCCCGTCCCCGCGACGGCGGGCAACGCGCGCGGCCCCGCCGCTGTCGCCGAGCGGATCCGGCATCTGGGCGAGCTGCACCGGGCGGGGCTCGTGACGGACGCCGAGTTCAGCGCGAAGAAGGCCGAACTGCTCGCCGAGCTGTGACGCGTACGAGCCGTGGAGCGTGGCCATGGAGCGTACGCGCCGTGACGCGTAGCACCTGGGTACGACGGCGGGACCGGGTCTCCCGGATGAGGCGGGGGCGCGGCGCCTTGCCTAGGCTGGGCAGGCCATGACTCCGGTCCGGACCCCGCAGCTGAGGAAGCCCCTTTGACCATTCGCGTGATCATCGTCGACGACCAGGCCATGGTGCGCGCCGGTTTCGCCGCGCTGCTGTCGGCGCAGGCCGACATCGACGTGGTGGGCGAGGCGCCGGACGGCAGGCGCGGCATCGAGGTCAGCCGTGCCACCCACCCGGACGTGGTGCTGATGGACGTGCGGATGCCGGAGCTGGACGGACTCGCCGCCGCACGGGAGCTGTTGGACCCGCCGGCCGGGGTGGTCCATCTGCCGAAGGTGCTGATGCTGACCACCTTCGACGTGGACGACTACGTCTACGAGGCGCTGCGCGCCGGCGCCTCGGGCTTTCTGCTGAAGGACGCGCCGCCCGCCGATCTGATCGCCGCCGTACGGGTCGTGGCGGCCGGTGACGCGCTGCTCGCGCCGTCCGTGACCCGGCGGCTGATCGCGGACTTCACCCAGCGGCGCCCCGTCCAGCGCAAGGACCCGGCCCTGCGGCTGCACGGCCTCACCCCGCGCGAGACCGAGGTGCTGGAGCTGATCGCCAGGGGGCTCTCCAACCTGGAGATCGCCGCCGATCTGGTGGTCGCCGAGCAGACGGTGAAGACCCATGTCGGCCGGGTCCTGGCCAAGCTGGATCTGCGGGACCGCGCCCAGGCCGTCGTGTTCGCCTACGAGTCGGGACTGGTCACCCCCGGCGCCGCGAACTGACCCTCCCCTACCCGGGTATCACCCGGCGGTTGGCTCCCCGGTGCGATGTCCGCGCCGGTGTCCTCTTCCTACCTTTCTGCCGCACGCCACGGACGAGCAGCGGAAGAAGGAGCAGGACATGCGCCGTCGCACGAGGACACTGGCCGCCGCCGTACTGACGGCGATCGTGGTCGGGGGTACGGCCGGATGGGCCTTCACCGGCACGCAGACCCCGGTGACAGGCCCGCCTCCCGGGACTGCTTCATGGCGCGCCGACACCTCGCTCGGCAGGGCGCTCCCCGACCCCGTCACCTCGACGCCCCGTCAGACGGCCGCGTTCTTCGCGGACTTGACGGCCGCACAGCGGCAGCAGCTGGTACGGCGGCACGCGTCGGTCGTCGGCAATCTCGACGGCGCGCCGCCCGCCCTGCGCTACGAGGCCAACGCCCTTGCCATCAGGGCCGGTCACGACCCGCGCTACCGGCACCTGGCCGCTGCGGGCCGACAGATCCTGGCCTTCGACCCGCGCGGTCGCGGTCAAGTCGCCGAGGTGTTCGGCGACCTGACGAAGATTCAGCATGTGTCGGTGGTGGTGCCGGGATCCGACATCGACGCGTCCACCTTCGACCGTACGAAGGACCGCGACGGCGCGCTGGCGGGGATGGCGCGCTCGCTGCGGGCCGCGACGGGAGACCGTACCGCCGTGGTCGCCTGGGCCGGTTATACGACGCCGGTGGGGCTGGGTCTCGACGCGGCGACCGGCCGGCTCGCCGACGCGGGCGCCGACCGGCTGACCCGGTTCACCCGGGGGCTCGAAGCGGCGGGCGTGGCGGAACCCGCGCTGTTCTGCCACAGCTACGGTTCGGTCGTCTGCGGCCTCGCCGCCCACGAGGTGCGCGTCAGCGACATCGTCGTGTTCGGCTCGCCCGGCATGCGGGCGCACAACGAGGCGCAGTTGCACACCCGCGCCCGGGTGTGGGCCGCCAAGGACCCGTCCGACTGGATCTCGAAGGTGCCCAACGTCGAACTGGCCGGGCTCGGCCACGGCGCCGACCCGACGGACCCGGACTTCGGCGCCCGCAGGGTCGACGCGTCGGACGCGCACGGGCACACCGGCTATCTGGCGCCGGGCACCGCGTCGCTCAGGGCCTTCGCGGCCATCGCCGAGGGGCACGTCCGATGAGGACGCCCCCCTCGCTCACCGGCCGGCTCGCCGTACCGGCCGCTACTCGCGGCCCGCCGACGTGAACGCCATGTCGGCGTACCGGCCGCCCACGACCTGCCCGGCGATCGGCTCCAGCAGCTCCAGCTCGCTCTCCGTGAGGACGATCCGGGTGGCGGCGATGTTCTCCTCGATCCGGCTGCGCTTACGCGTCCCCGGGATGGGGACGACGGCCAGCCCGTACCGCGCGGCCCGCTGCTGCACCCAGGCCAACGCGATCTGCCCGAGGGAGGCGTTGTGCCCCTCGGCGACCTTGCGCACCGGCGCCAGCAGCGCGGCGTTCGCCGCCGCGTTGTCCCCGGTGAACCGGGGCTGCTGCCGGCGGAAGTCGTCGGCCCCCAGCTCCTTGTCGGCGCTGACGAACGAGCCGGTCAGGAAGCCGCGGCCGAGCGGCGAGTACGGCACGAGCCCGACGCCGAGGTCGACCGCCGCACCGATGACGCTGTCCTCGATGTCCCGGCTGAACAGCGACCACTCGGACTGCAGGGCGGCGATCGGGTGCACGGCCTGCGCCGTACGCAGCTCGGAGGCGGTGACCTCGCTCAGCCCCAAGTGCTTGACCTTGCCCTCGGCCACCAGCTCGGCCATGGCGCCGACGGTGTCCTCGATCGGGACGTTCACGTCCCTGCGGTGCATGTAGTACAGGTCGATCGCCTCCACGCCCAGGCGCTTGAGGCTGCCCTCGACGCACTGGCGCAGATATGGCCGGTCGTTGCGGATGGTCCGCTTCGTCGGGTCGGTCGGGTCGGTGCCCAGCGAGAACTTCGTCGCGAGGACGATCTCGTCGCGGTGCGCCTGGACGAACGGCGCGATGAACTTCTCGTTCTCGCCCGCGCCGTAGGCGTCGGCGGTGTCGTACAGCGTCACACCCAGTTCCAGGGCGCGCTCCAGGGTGGCCCGCGCCTCCTCGACGTCGGTCGGGCCGTAGGACTGGCTCATGCCCATGCAGCCGAGCCCCTGGATGCCGGCCTCGGGACCATCGGTGCCGAGCCGTACGGTGGGGAGCTTGTTGTCGCTCATCAGGGTTCAGACCCTCTCCGGCGCGGTGCGCGCGCCCGCGTAAAAACTGATCTTGTGGTCGAGCACGGCGACGGTGTCGTGCAGCTCGGCGATCCGGTGCAGTACGTCGCGCCGGGTCCGCTCCAGCAGTTCCTGCCGCTCCTCGAAGGTGTCTTCGCCGATCCGGATCAGCTCGGCGTAACGGACCATGTCCGCCACGGGCATCCCGGTCAGCCGGAGTTTGCTGACGAAGGCGAGCCAGTCCAGGTCACGGTTGCTGAACCGGCGCTGGCCGGTGTTGGACCTGTCGACGTGCGGCATCAGCCCGATCCGCTCGTACCAGCGCAGGGTGTGCGCCGTGAGTCCGGTGATCGCGGCGACCTCGCTGATCGTGTAGCGGTCCTGGCCGTCCGGGCGCGGATGCGCGAGGGGCGCCGATACGCAGATGTCGGTCCGGTCCTGGGTCGGCGCGGGGCTGCTCTCGATCAACGTCATACCCTCCACGCTAAATCCTTGGAGTGCACTCCAAGCAAGCGAAATCGGGTACGGCTTTCCAAGCTTGCGCGACTAGCGTGCCGACCATGACTGCTGCACGCCGCGCGGATCCGGCGGACGCCGGGGAACTGGTACGTCTGCGCACGATCATGCTGAATTCGCTGAAGCCTTCGACCGATACCGGCTGGCAGCCGGCCGCCGTCCGGGCGCTGCGCGAGCGACTGGCCGACCCGGCCGGGGATCTCGCCGCGTTCGTCGTGGACGGTCCGGACCGTACAGGGGTGCTCGCCGCGTGCGCCGTCGGGGTGGTGGAGCACCGGCTCGGCAGCCCCGAGAACCCCGCGGGCACCACCGGCCACGTCTTCAGCGTCGCCACCGACCCGGCGATGCGCAGGCGCGGCTACTCACGTGCCTGTATGCGGGCGCTGCTGGGGTGGTACGAGGAGCGCGGCGTCCGCAGGATCGATCTGCACGCCTCACCCGAGGGCGAGCCGCTGTACGCCTCCCTGGGCTTCGCCCGCACCCCGGCTCCCGCCATGCGGCTGACGCTCTAGCGTCCTTTAGGCTCGTGGCCATGGAGAGCCTGGCACTCATCGAGAACTGGCCCGTGCCGAACGCGGCGGCGGCCGTCGTACGGGCCGACGGCACCGTCGTCGGGACGCACGGTCCGACGTCGCGGGCGTTCCCGCTCGCTTCCGTGACGAAGCCGCTCGCCGCGTACGCCGCGCTGGTCGCCTACGAGGAAGGTGCCGTCGAGCTGGACGAACCGGCGGGGCCCGAGGGGTCGACCGTCCGCCATCTGCTCGCGCACAGCAGCGGTCTGGCCTTCGACGAGCACCGCGCGACGAGCACGCCGGGCACCCGCAGGCTCTACTCGAACGCCGGCTTCGAAGTCCTCGGCGACCACATCGCCAAGGCGACCGAGATCCCGTTCGCCGACTATGTGCACCAGGCGGTGCTCGAACCGCTCGGGATGGTGTCGACGTCCGTCGCCGGCTCCCCCGCCAAGGACGGCGTCTCGACCGTCGACGACCTGGTGCGCTTCGCCGCCGAACTCCAGACGCCCCGGCTGCTGGATCCGCGTACGGTCCTGGAGGCGACGACCGTCGTCTTCCCCGGGCTCAGCGGGGTGCTGCCGGGTTACGGCAACCAGAAGAACAACGACTGGGGGCTCGGCTTCGAGATCAGGGACGCCAAGTCCCCGCACTGGACGGGCAGTTCGTCCTCGCCGCGCACCTTCGGGCACTTCGGCCAGTCCGGTACGTTCCTGTGGGCCGACCCGGAGGCGGGCGCCGCGTGCGTGGCGCTGGCCGACCGGGACTTCGGGCCGTGGGCGGTGCAGGCCTGGCCGTCGTTCACCGACGCCGTGCTCGCCGAACTGGCCGCAGGCGCCTGAGAGTCGGCCCGGCACCACCCACCCGACGATCAGCCCGCCATCTCCCAGACGAGCACCTCGGCCGCCGCACCGGCCGTCACCTCGATGCCCCGCGCGTCCGTGATCCGGGCCGAGTCGCCCGATTCCAGCTCCTCCTCGCCCAGCCACAGACTGCCGCGCACGACATGGACGTAGACGTACGCGGCGTCCGGCACGGCCGCCCGCTCGCCCTCCTGCAACCGGCGTACGTGGAGCATCGCACCGGCCTGCGGGAGTGCGTACGGCGTGGAGTCGGCGATGCCGCGCACGATCTCGTACGCCGGTGCGCCGCCCGGCTCCAGCGGGGCGAGCCACATCTGTACGAAGACCAACTGGCCCGTGCCGTCGTTGCGTTCGACATGCCGTACCCCGCCGCCCGAGCTGAGCCGCTGGACGTCGCCCGGCCGTACGACGGTGGCGTTGCCCGCCGAGTCCCGGTGGGTCAGCTCCCCTTCGACGACCCAGGTGACGATCTCGGTGTGGCTGTGCGGGTGTTCGTCGAACCCGGCGCCCGGCGCCAGCCATTCCTCGTTGCAGGCGAGCACGGCGCCGAAGCGGAGATTGTCCGGCTCGTAGAAACGGCCGAAGGAGAAGGCGTGCAGGGTCTCGATGCCCCGGTCCGCATCGCCTCCGAGATAACGGTCCTCTGCGTACCGCACAGTAATCACCGGACTACCGTAGCCCCGCCCGGCCAGGTACTCGCCCTGATAAGGCAGTCTTGTCCCCGTGCCTGAACCCGCGAACGAAGCCCATGAGCACTCCGCGACGCTGCGCCGCCTCGAGCAGTCCTCCGGCCGGCTGGCCGCGAACGCCATCGCGCTCATGGACCAGACGCTGCCGTGGTACCGGGCGATGCCGCCGGAGAACCGCTCGTGGATCGGTCTCGTCGCCCAGGCCGGTATCGCCGCCTTCACCGAGTGGTTCCGGCATCCGGAGGCGCCGCAGGCCATTTCGACCGACGTCTTCGGCACGGCGCCGCGCGAGCTGACCCGGGCCATCACGCTGCGGCAGACCGTGGAGATGGTGCGGACCACGATCCAGGTCATGGAGACCGCCATCGAGGAGGTCGCCGCACCGGGCGACGAGTCCGTGCTGCGCGAGGCGCTGCTGGTCTACGCCCGGGAGATCGCCTTCGCGACGGCCCAGGTCTACGCGCAGGCCGCCGAGGCGCGGGGGGCGTGGGACGCGCGGCTGGAGTCCCTGGTCGTGAACGCCGTGCTGTCGGGCGAGGCCGACGAGGGCGCCGTCTCGCGGGCGGCGGCGCTGGGCTGGAACTCCCCGGAGCATGTCTGCGTGCTGCTCGGCACGGCGCCCGACGGGGACAGCGAGCTGACCGTCGAGGCGATCAGGCGGGCCGCCAGGCACGCCAAGCTCCAGGTGCTCACCGGGGTGCTCGGGGACCGGCTCGTGGTGATCGCGGGCGGCAGCGACAATCCGCTGCAGGTCGCGAAGGCGCTGATCGGCCCGTACGCGGCGGGGCCCGTGGTCGCGGGACCCGTCGTACCCGATCTGCTGGCAGCGACGAAGTCCGCGCAGGCCGCCGCTGCCGGTCTCAAGGCGTGCGCCGCCTGGCAGGACGCCCCCCGCCCGGTGCTCGCCGACGATCTCCTGCCGGAGCGCGCCATCGCGTCGGACCCGGCCGCTCGTGTCCAATTGGTGGAGGAGATCTACAGACCGCTGGAGGAAGCGGGTTCCGCGCTCCTGGAGACTCTGAGTGTCTATCTGGAGCAGGCGAGCAGCCTCGAAGGCGCGGCCAGGATGCTCTTCGTCCACCCCAACACCGTCCGCTACCGGCTACGACGTGTGACTGACGTCACCGGGTGGTCACCCTCCGATGTGCGCTCCGCGTTCACGCTGCGAATCGCCCTGATCCTGGGGAGGCTGGCCGCCTTGGAGTCGAAGTCCTAAGCTTTTGTAGGACTCTTACAGTTAGCTTCACGGTTCTTGGTCCCTGTCCCCAGGGGCGCCAACGACCGTCCACAAGAGAGAGTGTGAGGGTGCTCGTACTCGTCGCTCCCGGCCAAGGCGCTCAGACGCCCGGCTTCCTGACTCCCTGGCTCGACCTCCCCGGTACCGAAGACCGGCTGCGGGACTGGTCGGCCGCCATCGGCCTCGATCTGGTGCACTACGGAACGAAGGCCGACGCGGACGAGATCCGCGACACGGCGGTGGCCCAGCCGCTGCTGGTGGCCGCCGCGCTGCTGTCGGCCCGTCAGCTCTTCCCCGCCGGTGACCTGGCGTCCGCCGTCGGCGCCGTCGCCGGGCACAGCGTCGGCGAGATCGCCGCCGTCGCGCTGGCCGGCGTGGTGTCGGACGACGCCGCGATGGGTCTGGTCCGTACGCGTGGCATGGCCATGGCCGACGCGGCAGCCGTCACGGAGACGGGCATGTCGGCGCTGCTCGGCGGCGACCCGGAGACGACGCTCCCGCATCTGGCGAAGCTCGGTCTGACGCCCGCCAACGTGAACGGCGGCGGGCAGATCGTGGCGGCCGGCACGCTCGAACAGCTCGCTGCGCTGGAGGCGGACAAGCCGGAGGGCGTCCGGCGTGTCGTGGCGCTCAAGGTCGCCGGGGCGTTCCACACCCGGCACATGTCACCCGCGGTCGAGCGGCTGGAGGCGGCGGCAGCCGCGCTGGACCCGGCCGACCCCGTCGTGCCGTACGTCTCGAACAAGGACGGCGAGACCGTCGCCACGGGCCAGGAGATCCTGACCCGGCTGGTGGGGCAGGTCGCGAACCCGGTCCGCTGGGACCTGTGCATGGAAACGTTCACGCACCGGGGTGCCACAGCCCTTGTCGAACTCTGCCCCGGCGGTACGCTGACCGGCCTCGCCAAGCGTGCGATGCCCGGGGTCAAGACGCTCGCGCTGAAGACCCCCGACGACCTCGACGCGGCCCGCGCGCTGATCGCCGAGCACTCCTCCACGGCCGAATAGGAGCCAGAGAGCATGTCGAAGATCAAGCCCAGCAGGGGCGCCGCGCACGCGCGCATCATGGGCGTCGGCGGTTACCGCCCGACGCGCGTGGTGCCCAACGAGGTGATCCTCGAAACGATCGACTCGTCCGACGAGTGGATCCGCTCCCGCTCCGGCATCGCGACCCGGCACTGGGCGTCGCCCGAGGAGACCGTCTCCGCCATGTCCGTGGAGGCCGCGGGCAAGGCCATCGCCGACGCCGGGATCACCCCCGAGCAGATCGGCGGCGTGATCGTCTCGACCGTCTCGCACTTCAAGCAGACCCCGGCCATCGCGACCGAGATCGCCGACAAGATCGGCGCGGGCCGCCCGGCGGCCTTCGACATCTCGGCGGGCTGCGCGGGCTTCGGCTACGGGCTGACCCTCGCCAAGGGCATGATCGTCGACGGCTCGGCCGAGTACGTCCTGGTCATCGGCGTGGAGCGGCTGTCCGACCTGACCGACCTGAGCGACCGCGCCACGGCGTTCCTGTTCGGTGACGGCGCCGGCGCCGTCGTCGTGGGCCCGGCGAAGGAGCCGATGATCGGCCCGACCGTCTGGGGCTCCGAGGGCGACAAGTCCGAGACCATCAAGCAGACGGTCTCCTGGACCGAGTGGGGCGGCCCTGGCGAGAAGTTCCCCGCCATCACGCAGGAGGGCCAGGCGGTCTTCCGCTGGGCCGTCTTCGAGATGGCGAAGGTCGCCCAGCAGGCGCTCGACGCGGCCGGGGTCAGCCCCGCCGACCTGGACGTTTTCATTCCGCATCAGGCGAACATGCGGATCATCGACTCGATGGTGAAGACTCTGAAACTGCCGGAGAGCGTCACGGTCGCACGTGACGTGGAGACGACAGGCAACACCTCCGCCGCCTCGATTCCGCTCGCGATGGAGCGGCTCCTGGCGACCGGAGCGGCGAAGAGCGGCGACACCGCGCTCGTCATCGGCTTCGGGGCGGGTCTCGTGTACGCCGCGACGGTCGTTACCCTCCCCTAGGCACCGGATCTTTCCGGACCGTGCCACCACATTTCCCTCAGCCCAACATCGAAGGAGCGCCCACATGGCCGCCACC is from Streptomyces sp. NBC_00370 and encodes:
- a CDS encoding DUF4429 domain-containing protein translates to MGDVLAGIHTTWEFEGDSVLVRFERGIRTPKLLQTLRERRIPHKALSSVTLSPGKRGTVVLHAVPRPGADPLMDAAAGQLKESCDPYRLVVPAGRETLAEYYADELRAVLTRTAGSADPGTDEPEPAERYLVTAPEAPLLFKAYDGKASFDGSRVTFRWFWTGASSAKWKAGDQSFHVAELRGVEWRSPEVFDGHLRLLRRGDGEADAPDPERPGQADHDPAAVVFGLGYGPVHESLPFAAAVLAAVRGAGRSPVPVPATAGNARGPAAVAERIRHLGELHRAGLVTDAEFSAKKAELLAEL
- a CDS encoding response regulator, translated to MTIRVIIVDDQAMVRAGFAALLSAQADIDVVGEAPDGRRGIEVSRATHPDVVLMDVRMPELDGLAAARELLDPPAGVVHLPKVLMLTTFDVDDYVYEALRAGASGFLLKDAPPADLIAAVRVVAAGDALLAPSVTRRLIADFTQRRPVQRKDPALRLHGLTPRETEVLELIARGLSNLEIAADLVVAEQTVKTHVGRVLAKLDLRDRAQAVVFAYESGLVTPGAAN
- a CDS encoding alpha/beta hydrolase, which translates into the protein MRRRTRTLAAAVLTAIVVGGTAGWAFTGTQTPVTGPPPGTASWRADTSLGRALPDPVTSTPRQTAAFFADLTAAQRQQLVRRHASVVGNLDGAPPALRYEANALAIRAGHDPRYRHLAAAGRQILAFDPRGRGQVAEVFGDLTKIQHVSVVVPGSDIDASTFDRTKDRDGALAGMARSLRAATGDRTAVVAWAGYTTPVGLGLDAATGRLADAGADRLTRFTRGLEAAGVAEPALFCHSYGSVVCGLAAHEVRVSDIVVFGSPGMRAHNEAQLHTRARVWAAKDPSDWISKVPNVELAGLGHGADPTDPDFGARRVDASDAHGHTGYLAPGTASLRAFAAIAEGHVR
- a CDS encoding serine hydrolase domain-containing protein; the encoded protein is MESLALIENWPVPNAAAAVVRADGTVVGTHGPTSRAFPLASVTKPLAAYAALVAYEEGAVELDEPAGPEGSTVRHLLAHSSGLAFDEHRATSTPGTRRLYSNAGFEVLGDHIAKATEIPFADYVHQAVLEPLGMVSTSVAGSPAKDGVSTVDDLVRFAAELQTPRLLDPRTVLEATTVVFPGLSGVLPGYGNQKNNDWGLGFEIRDAKSPHWTGSSSSPRTFGHFGQSGTFLWADPEAGAACVALADRDFGPWAVQAWPSFTDAVLAELAAGA
- a CDS encoding MerR family transcriptional regulator, with protein sequence MTLIESSPAPTQDRTDICVSAPLAHPRPDGQDRYTISEVAAITGLTAHTLRWYERIGLMPHVDRSNTGQRRFSNRDLDWLAFVSKLRLTGMPVADMVRYAELIRIGEDTFEERQELLERTRRDVLHRIAELHDTVAVLDHKISFYAGARTAPERV
- a CDS encoding GNAT family N-acetyltransferase produces the protein MTAARRADPADAGELVRLRTIMLNSLKPSTDTGWQPAAVRALRERLADPAGDLAAFVVDGPDRTGVLAACAVGVVEHRLGSPENPAGTTGHVFSVATDPAMRRRGYSRACMRALLGWYEERGVRRIDLHASPEGEPLYASLGFARTPAPAMRLTL
- a CDS encoding pirin family protein — encoded protein: MITVRYAEDRYLGGDADRGIETLHAFSFGRFYEPDNLRFGAVLACNEEWLAPGAGFDEHPHSHTEIVTWVVEGELTHRDSAGNATVVRPGDVQRLSSGGGVRHVERNDGTGQLVFVQMWLAPLEPGGAPAYEIVRGIADSTPYALPQAGAMLHVRRLQEGERAAVPDAAYVYVHVVRGSLWLGEEELESGDSARITDARGIEVTAGAAAEVLVWEMAG
- a CDS encoding alpha/beta hydrolase codes for the protein MTSFSPTSALTVWRTLLALAVVFVMLATTGWTAVQQQRGPGEPLEAALAAWRRATAGGSQRLPDPAAPPKRLAAFFGSLTAAEQTRLADRFPLVVGNLNGAPVTLRYRANRRALDQARRIETRRMRDARLSADGRSDAGRTMRRYESLLRGKRQILAFDPSGKGRAAEVFGDLDSARRVSVVVPGVDTDLLSFEKFNDKKYTAPVGMAESLYAAERAAAPDTHTAVIAWGDYTAPAGLGMDAATGKLAENGAVRLSALTGALPGRSSVSLFCHSYGSVVCGVAADQLPSRVADVAVAGSPGMRVADARQLHTDARVWAMRDSDDWIEDVPHLDFAGLGHGADPMARGFGARVISAAGARGHGGYFEPGTESVGNFAEIGVGAYAAVTCAHGGSACRSGIRGAGES
- a CDS encoding PucR family transcriptional regulator, which encodes MPEPANEAHEHSATLRRLEQSSGRLAANAIALMDQTLPWYRAMPPENRSWIGLVAQAGIAAFTEWFRHPEAPQAISTDVFGTAPRELTRAITLRQTVEMVRTTIQVMETAIEEVAAPGDESVLREALLVYAREIAFATAQVYAQAAEARGAWDARLESLVVNAVLSGEADEGAVSRAAALGWNSPEHVCVLLGTAPDGDSELTVEAIRRAARHAKLQVLTGVLGDRLVVIAGGSDNPLQVAKALIGPYAAGPVVAGPVVPDLLAATKSAQAAAAGLKACAAWQDAPRPVLADDLLPERAIASDPAARVQLVEEIYRPLEEAGSALLETLSVYLEQASSLEGAARMLFVHPNTVRYRLRRVTDVTGWSPSDVRSAFTLRIALILGRLAALESKS
- a CDS encoding aldo/keto reductase — protein: MSDNKLPTVRLGTDGPEAGIQGLGCMGMSQSYGPTDVEEARATLERALELGVTLYDTADAYGAGENEKFIAPFVQAHRDEIVLATKFSLGTDPTDPTKRTIRNDRPYLRQCVEGSLKRLGVEAIDLYYMHRRDVNVPIEDTVGAMAELVAEGKVKHLGLSEVTASELRTAQAVHPIAALQSEWSLFSRDIEDSVIGAAVDLGVGLVPYSPLGRGFLTGSFVSADKELGADDFRRQQPRFTGDNAAANAALLAPVRKVAEGHNASLGQIALAWVQQRAARYGLAVVPIPGTRKRSRIEENIAATRIVLTESELELLEPIAGQVVGGRYADMAFTSAGRE
- a CDS encoding TetR family transcriptional regulator; this translates as MTVGQPVGLRARKKQRTRDALLRAALEFFTTRGYEQTTVDEIADAVEVSQRTFFRYFASKEEVAFDVVSTVEGEFVAALRQRPAHEGPFEAMRNAVAVGWDRVDEAIMAVVPVELYMRTYQMIESTPALLAIHLRRASVLEDEIARLVADRAGLDMDTDPRPRVAVAAFTGVLRLAGRLWGQGSDPSLEALRALTEGYLDQLAPSLTGEWGHARPKPYMRGGQAS